One region of Cyanobium sp. M30B3 genomic DNA includes:
- a CDS encoding polysaccharide biosynthesis/export family protein, translated as MRQSRRRAPVPALRPITLPPAFLPRTSLRGSVAGWLSVLSAVAPLLPSAALAQRQAFPLPDGPAGQPQPSRPAPTVPSQQPVPSPQVAVAASVDPGRGFRYRLGPGDRLRMSVFMVEGYAAEVEVLSDGTINLPRLGSVPVWGLTIDEARRRITAGYDRYLRRPLVYLDLISPRPVRVTLVGEVQKPGFYSLTQDSRSANLQVAGPAASGTQIQSAGWPTLVDAVQRAGGITAVADLSNVVLLRPSATPGGAPVEYRFDYLSVIMEGVSTVNPLLVDGDMIRVPLAPGAQANEVLIRTAASNFAPDTIAVTVVGEVNSPGLKQLRSNSPLVEAVMASGDLNQLRADANFIRLLRMEPNGTISSSRLRFEPAAPLGSANNPALRNGDMIVVARNGWTSFSQRLGQAVEPIGPLLNAASLFNIIRRGP; from the coding sequence GAGTGCGGTTGCGCCCCTGCTGCCCTCGGCAGCCCTGGCCCAGCGTCAGGCCTTCCCACTCCCGGACGGCCCGGCGGGCCAGCCCCAGCCCAGCCGGCCTGCCCCCACGGTTCCGTCGCAACAGCCGGTTCCATCTCCACAGGTCGCCGTGGCGGCATCGGTCGACCCAGGCCGTGGCTTCCGCTACCGGCTTGGTCCCGGGGACCGGCTGCGCATGTCGGTGTTCATGGTGGAGGGCTACGCCGCAGAGGTGGAGGTGCTGAGCGATGGCACCATCAACCTGCCCAGGCTGGGTTCCGTGCCGGTGTGGGGGCTCACCATCGATGAGGCCCGCCGCCGCATCACGGCGGGCTACGACCGCTACCTGCGGCGTCCCCTGGTTTACCTCGATCTGATCTCTCCCCGCCCGGTGCGGGTGACCCTGGTGGGCGAGGTGCAGAAGCCGGGTTTCTACAGCCTCACCCAGGACTCGCGAAGCGCCAATCTCCAGGTGGCCGGGCCCGCTGCCAGTGGTACCCAGATCCAGAGCGCCGGTTGGCCCACCCTGGTGGATGCCGTGCAACGGGCCGGGGGCATCACGGCCGTGGCCGATCTCTCCAATGTGGTGCTGCTGCGCCCCAGTGCCACGCCAGGCGGGGCACCGGTGGAATACCGCTTCGATTACCTGAGCGTCATCATGGAGGGCGTCAGCACCGTCAATCCTCTGCTGGTGGACGGCGACATGATCCGCGTCCCCCTGGCCCCGGGCGCTCAGGCCAATGAGGTGCTGATCAGGACCGCCGCCTCCAACTTTGCGCCCGACACGATCGCCGTCACCGTGGTGGGTGAAGTGAACAGCCCGGGCCTGAAGCAGCTGCGCTCGAACAGCCCCCTGGTGGAAGCGGTGATGGCCTCCGGGGATCTCAATCAGCTGCGGGCCGATGCCAACTTCATCCGCCTGCTGCGGATGGAGCCCAATGGCACCATTTCCTCCAGCCGGCTGCGCTTTGAGCCTGCAGCACCGCTGGGATCGGCCAACAATCCAGCCCTACGGAATGGCGACATGATTGTGGTCGCCCGCAATGGCTGGACCAGCTTCTCCCAGAGGCTCGGACAGGCGGTGGAGCCGATTGGCCCCCTGTTGAATGCGGCCTCGCTCTTCAACATCATCCGTCGAGGGCCCTGA
- a CDS encoding adenylosuccinate lyase, protein MIERYTLPEMGAIWSEEAKFQSWLDVEIAATEANCELGRVPAEAVATIKEKASFSVERILEIEAEVRHDVIAFLTNVNEHVGDAGRYIHVGMTSSDVLDTGVALQMKASVQLLRAELDKLADALRELARAHKGTVMIGRSHAIHGEPITFGFKVAGWLAEVVRNQERLERLETAVSVGQISGAMGTYANTDPRVEELACARLGLVPDTASTQVIARDRHAEYIQTLALVGAALERFSTEIRNLQRTDVLEVEENFAKGQKGSSAMPHKRNPIRSERISGLARVLRSYVVAALENCALWHERDISHSSVERMMLPDCSVTLHFMLREMTEVVKGLGVYPENMARNMNVYGGVVFSQRVLLALVESGISREDAYRIVQRNAHSAWNTNGGDFRANLEADGDVTARLNPDQLAACFSTDLHQANLDAIWQRLGI, encoded by the coding sequence TTGATCGAGCGTTACACCCTGCCCGAGATGGGCGCCATCTGGAGCGAAGAGGCCAAATTCCAGAGCTGGCTGGATGTGGAGATCGCCGCCACCGAAGCCAATTGCGAGCTGGGGCGGGTGCCTGCCGAGGCCGTGGCCACGATCAAGGAGAAGGCCTCCTTCAGCGTGGAGCGCATCCTCGAGATCGAGGCGGAGGTGCGCCACGACGTGATCGCCTTCCTCACCAACGTGAACGAGCACGTCGGCGATGCGGGCCGCTACATCCACGTGGGCATGACCAGCTCCGACGTGCTCGACACCGGTGTGGCCCTGCAGATGAAGGCCTCGGTGCAGCTGCTGCGCGCCGAACTCGACAAGCTCGCCGATGCCCTGCGCGAGCTGGCCCGCGCCCACAAGGGCACCGTGATGATCGGCCGCAGCCACGCCATCCACGGCGAGCCGATCACCTTCGGCTTCAAGGTGGCCGGCTGGCTGGCGGAGGTGGTGCGCAATCAGGAGCGCCTCGAACGGCTGGAAACCGCCGTGAGCGTGGGCCAGATCTCCGGCGCCATGGGCACCTACGCCAACACCGATCCGCGCGTGGAGGAACTCGCCTGCGCCAGGCTGGGCCTGGTGCCCGACACCGCCAGCACCCAGGTGATCGCCCGCGATCGCCACGCCGAATACATCCAGACCCTGGCCCTGGTGGGCGCGGCGCTGGAGCGCTTCTCCACCGAGATCCGCAACCTGCAGCGCACCGACGTGCTCGAGGTGGAGGAGAACTTCGCCAAGGGCCAGAAGGGCAGCTCGGCCATGCCCCACAAGCGCAACCCGATTCGCTCCGAGCGCATCAGCGGCCTGGCGCGGGTGCTGCGCAGCTATGTGGTGGCGGCGCTGGAGAACTGCGCCCTCTGGCACGAGCGCGACATCAGCCACAGCTCGGTGGAGCGGATGATGCTGCCCGACTGCTCGGTGACGCTGCACTTCATGCTGCGGGAGATGACCGAGGTGGTGAAGGGGCTGGGCGTGTATCCCGAGAACATGGCCCGCAACATGAATGTGTACGGCGGCGTGGTGTTCAGCCAGCGGGTGCTGCTGGCCCTGGTGGAGAGCGGCATCAGCCGCGAGGACGCCTACCGCATTGTGCAGCGCAACGCCCACTCGGCCTGGAACACCAATGGCGGCGATTTCCGCGCCAACCTCGAGGCCGACGGCGACGTGACCGCCCGCCTCAACCCCGACCAGCTCGCCGCGTGTTTCTCAACCGACCTGCATCAGGCCAACCTGGATGCGATCTGGCAGCGGCTGGGGATCTGA
- a CDS encoding TlyA family RNA methyltransferase has translation MTPMARKQRLDLVLVERGLAVSRQQAQQLIRAGRVRSGDRVLDKPGLDVLPDLDLEVQQPQRYVSRGGEKLEAALEAFPIAIAGRVCVDGGISTGGFTDCLLQRGAARVYGVDVGYGQTAWSLRSDARVTLRERTNLRHLTAAELYGPDDPVADLAVADVSFISLVLVLPALLGLLRSPQQGAQLDLVVLVKPQFEVGKARVGKGGVVRDPAAHRDAIRGVLAAAQGLGLRAAGLVASPITGPAGNHEYLLWLQAGGDGGGTGMDPNPTMGSPVGSGAVGSGGGGSGAGGAAGSPVTEREIEERVAATLCGHP, from the coding sequence ATCACACCCATGGCCCGCAAGCAACGCCTCGACCTGGTGCTGGTGGAGCGGGGGCTGGCCGTCAGCCGCCAGCAGGCCCAGCAGCTGATCCGTGCCGGCCGGGTTCGCAGTGGCGACCGGGTGCTGGACAAGCCCGGACTGGACGTGTTGCCCGACCTGGATCTGGAGGTGCAGCAACCCCAGCGCTACGTGTCCCGCGGAGGGGAGAAGCTGGAGGCCGCGCTGGAGGCCTTCCCGATTGCCATCGCCGGCCGGGTCTGTGTGGATGGGGGGATCTCCACCGGCGGCTTCACCGATTGCCTGCTGCAGCGGGGCGCCGCCCGCGTCTACGGCGTTGATGTGGGCTATGGCCAGACGGCCTGGAGCCTGCGCAGCGACGCGAGGGTGACGTTGCGGGAGCGCACCAACCTGCGCCACCTCACGGCCGCTGAGCTGTACGGCCCGGACGATCCGGTGGCCGACCTGGCGGTGGCGGATGTGTCCTTCATCTCCCTGGTCCTGGTGCTGCCGGCCTTGCTCGGTTTGTTGCGCTCCCCGCAGCAGGGTGCCCAGCTCGATCTGGTGGTGCTGGTCAAGCCCCAGTTCGAGGTGGGCAAGGCCCGGGTGGGCAAGGGGGGCGTGGTGCGCGATCCAGCGGCCCACCGCGATGCCATCAGGGGCGTGCTGGCTGCTGCCCAGGGCCTGGGGCTGCGGGCGGCCGGACTGGTGGCCTCCCCGATCACCGGTCCCGCCGGCAATCACGAATATCTGCTCTGGCTCCAGGCCGGTGGGGATGGAGGGGGGACTGGGATGGACCCCAACCCAACCATGGGGTCACCTGTTGGTTCAGGGGCTGTTGGTTCAGGGGGTGGTGGTTCAGGGGCTGGTGGCGCAGCTGGCTCCCCGGTCACCGAGCGGGAGATCGAGGAGCGGGTGGCCGCCACCCTCTGCGGCCACCCCTGA
- a CDS encoding P-II family nitrogen regulator, whose protein sequence is MKKVEAIIRPFKLEDVKIALVNAGIVGMTVSEVRGFGRQKGQVERYRGSEFTVEFLQKLKLEIVVDDDKVDTVVSAIQDAARTGEIGDGKIFVSTIDSVIRIRTGDRDSGAI, encoded by the coding sequence ATGAAAAAAGTCGAGGCCATCATTCGTCCCTTCAAACTGGAGGACGTCAAGATCGCGCTGGTGAATGCTGGCATCGTCGGCATGACGGTGAGCGAGGTGCGCGGTTTCGGCCGCCAGAAGGGCCAGGTGGAACGCTACCGGGGCTCGGAATTCACCGTGGAATTCCTGCAGAAGCTCAAACTGGAGATCGTCGTCGATGACGACAAGGTGGACACCGTGGTGAGCGCCATTCAGGACGCGGCCCGCACCGGTGAGATCGGCGACGGCAAGATCTTCGTGAGCACCATCGACTCGGTGATCCGCATCCGCACCGGCGACCGGGACAGCGGCGCGATCTGA
- the queF gene encoding NADPH-dependent 7-cyano-7-deazaguanine reductase QueF — MPVVDPAAPEQTRTPLYGERAIAEAQLICFDNPRPGRSYEIAITLPEFTCRCPFSGYPDFATLRLLYQPGPRVMELKAIKLYVNSYRDRSISHEEVANRILDDFVVACQPVWMQLEADFNPRGNVHTVVRVSHGVRQPC; from the coding sequence CTGCCGGTCGTCGACCCTGCTGCCCCCGAACAGACGCGCACGCCCCTCTACGGCGAGCGGGCGATCGCCGAGGCGCAGCTGATCTGTTTCGACAACCCGCGGCCAGGGCGCAGCTACGAGATCGCCATCACCCTGCCGGAGTTCACCTGCCGCTGCCCCTTCTCCGGCTACCCCGACTTCGCCACCCTGCGCTTGCTCTACCAGCCCGGACCACGGGTGATGGAGCTCAAGGCCATCAAGCTCTATGTGAACAGCTACCGCGATCGCTCGATCTCCCATGAGGAGGTGGCCAACCGGATCCTCGACGACTTCGTGGTGGCCTGCCAGCCGGTGTGGATGCAGCTCGAGGCTGACTTCAACCCCCGCGGCAATGTCCACACCGTGGTGCGGGTGAGCCATGGTGTGCGCCAGCCCTGCTGA
- a CDS encoding cytochrome c biogenesis protein ResB, whose protein sequence is MPPTSNTPSARTSGTVSAGRILNRLAAWISDLKLAIALLLVIAIASGIGTAIPQRETEGLYHRLYDETPWLGVLRGDAVLNLQLDHVYSSGWFLGLLAWLALSLLLCSWRRQWPALRAALRWIDYRSPRQLSKLSLAETVSSDDAAASLDNLEQRLRQQGWQIRRQEQRLAARKGVPGRVGPLLVHAGLVVLMLGAAWGALGGRRAEQFLAPGRTLELMDSRGRSELTLALDNFAVERDPAGRPEQFRSSLRILEGSGASPGDGSPERSPESSPESTTGPGGQLLRQAEISVNHPLRFRGVTFYQADWGLAAISVQLGRSPVLQLPLQSFPQLGEQVWGLVLPTRPDGSQPVLLSLGSEQGPVDVYGPDGSLVTSLAVGGPPQEVNELPIRVDSVLPASGILLKRDPGVPLVYAGFAIALVGGGLSLLATRQLWAIAEPGRLHLAGLCNRNLTALARELPHLLAGLAQQA, encoded by the coding sequence ATGCCCCCCACCTCCAACACCCCCTCAGCTCGCACCAGCGGCACTGTCTCCGCCGGCAGGATCCTCAACCGCCTGGCAGCCTGGATCTCGGATCTGAAGCTGGCCATCGCCCTGTTGCTGGTGATCGCGATCGCCAGCGGCATCGGCACGGCCATTCCCCAGCGGGAAACGGAGGGTCTGTACCACCGGCTCTACGACGAGACCCCGTGGCTGGGCGTGCTGCGGGGCGATGCGGTGCTCAACCTGCAGCTCGACCACGTGTACTCCAGCGGCTGGTTCCTGGGCCTGCTGGCCTGGCTGGCCCTGTCGCTGCTGCTCTGCAGCTGGCGACGCCAGTGGCCCGCCCTGCGGGCGGCCCTGCGCTGGATCGACTACCGCTCCCCGCGCCAGCTGAGCAAGTTGAGCCTCGCTGAAACGGTGAGCAGCGATGACGCGGCAGCCAGCCTGGACAACCTGGAGCAGCGCCTGCGGCAGCAGGGCTGGCAGATCCGCCGCCAGGAGCAACGGCTGGCGGCCCGCAAGGGGGTTCCGGGGCGGGTGGGTCCGCTGTTGGTGCACGCCGGCCTGGTGGTGCTGATGCTGGGCGCCGCCTGGGGGGCCCTGGGGGGCCGGCGGGCCGAGCAGTTTCTGGCCCCCGGGCGCACCCTGGAGTTGATGGACAGCCGCGGGCGCAGCGAACTCACCCTCGCCCTCGACAACTTCGCCGTGGAGCGTGATCCCGCCGGTCGCCCCGAACAGTTCCGCTCCTCCCTGCGCATCCTGGAGGGCAGCGGGGCCAGCCCGGGGGACGGTAGCCCTGAGAGGAGCCCGGAGAGCAGCCCTGAGAGCACCACCGGCCCAGGCGGGCAGCTGCTGCGCCAGGCCGAGATCAGCGTGAACCATCCCCTGCGCTTCCGGGGGGTGACCTTCTACCAGGCTGACTGGGGGCTGGCGGCGATCTCCGTGCAGCTGGGCCGCAGCCCGGTGCTGCAGTTGCCCCTGCAGAGCTTCCCCCAGCTGGGCGAGCAGGTGTGGGGCCTGGTGCTGCCCACCCGGCCAGATGGCAGCCAACCGGTGTTGCTGAGCCTGGGCAGTGAGCAGGGACCGGTGGACGTCTACGGGCCGGATGGCTCCCTGGTGACATCCCTGGCCGTCGGCGGCCCCCCGCAGGAGGTGAACGAGCTGCCGATCCGCGTGGACAGTGTGCTTCCCGCCAGCGGCATCCTGCTGAAGCGGGATCCCGGCGTACCGCTGGTGTACGCGGGCTTCGCCATTGCCCTGGTGGGCGGCGGTCTGAGCCTGCTGGCCACCCGCCAGCTCTGGGCGATCGCCGAGCCGGGTCGCCTCCATCTGGCCGGCCTGTGCAACCGCAACCTCACCGCTCTGGCACGGGAACTGCCCCACCTGCTGGCGGGACTGGCGCAGCAGGCCTGA
- a CDS encoding sulfite exporter TauE/SafE family protein: MTGFGAIAANWTLALSDLAHASEGLLQHSLSQPGPTTLAVVFLGGLLTSLGPCSLSLLPVTLAYLAGFGSERGASPWQRSISFAAGIVASLVLLGLLSGLLGRIYGQIPGLIPTLVALLALLMGLNLLGLLNLPMPSGPDPERWRQRVPAPLAPLAAGLAFGLAATPCTTPILAVLLGWMAQTGRPLAGMLLLTSFGAGQVVPLLLAGTAAASLPSLLNLRRFGQWVPPISGVVLVTTGLLTLLANWT; encoded by the coding sequence ATGACCGGCTTCGGGGCCATTGCGGCCAACTGGACACTGGCGCTCAGTGATCTCGCCCATGCCAGCGAGGGCCTGCTGCAGCACTCCCTCTCCCAGCCAGGACCCACCACCCTGGCGGTGGTGTTCCTGGGCGGGCTGCTCACCAGCCTGGGGCCCTGCTCCCTCTCCCTGCTGCCGGTCACCCTCGCCTATCTGGCTGGATTTGGTTCGGAACGGGGAGCGAGTCCCTGGCAGAGGAGCATCAGTTTTGCGGCCGGGATCGTCGCCTCCCTGGTGCTGCTGGGCCTGCTGAGTGGCCTGCTGGGCAGGATCTACGGCCAGATTCCAGGGCTGATCCCCACCCTGGTGGCCCTGCTGGCCCTGCTGATGGGGCTCAACCTGCTGGGCCTGCTGAACCTGCCGATGCCCAGCGGCCCCGACCCGGAACGCTGGCGGCAGCGGGTACCGGCGCCCCTGGCCCCCCTGGCAGCCGGCCTGGCCTTTGGCTTGGCGGCGACGCCGTGTACCACCCCGATCCTGGCCGTGCTGCTGGGCTGGATGGCCCAGACCGGCAGACCGCTGGCGGGGATGCTGCTGCTCACCAGCTTCGGAGCCGGGCAGGTGGTGCCCCTGTTGCTGGCCGGTACGGCGGCGGCCAGCCTGCCAAGCCTGCTGAACCTGCGCCGCTTCGGCCAGTGGGTGCCACCGATCAGCGGCGTGGTGCTGGTGACCACCGGCCTGCTCACCCTGCTGGCCAACTGGACCTGA
- a CDS encoding cell division protein FtsW, giving the protein MGLLLLLTPLSRSIAVAGPERSNSGWVWPWQAWPAEARLLLGLVAIWSVMGLLVLASASWWVAVREMGDGAFYLKRQLIWMVASWGLLVLGVRTSLRRWLHLAPLGVLVGCLLVAATLVLGTTVNGASRWLVLGPVQLQPSELVKPFLVLQGAALFAHWRRIGMDQKLLWLGVFGLLILLILRQPNLSTAALSGLLLWLMALAAGVGLPLLLGAAGAGGLLGAASIAINEYQRLRVVSFLDPWRDAQGDGYQLVQSLLAIGSGGIFGEGFGLSTQKLQYLPIQSTDFIFAVFAEEFGFVGSVVLLGFLLLFGFVGLRVALTCRSNQQRLIAMGCTTLLVGQSILNIAVASGAMPTTGLPLPLISYGGNSLMASLLVCGLLIRCSLESSGPLAGGSPARRRRPFNPSRAS; this is encoded by the coding sequence ATGGGTCTGTTGTTGCTCCTCACGCCCTTGAGTCGTTCGATCGCGGTGGCGGGGCCTGAACGCTCCAACAGCGGATGGGTATGGCCATGGCAAGCCTGGCCAGCGGAAGCCCGCCTGCTGCTGGGCCTGGTGGCGATCTGGAGCGTGATGGGCCTGCTGGTACTCGCTTCAGCGAGCTGGTGGGTGGCCGTGCGGGAAATGGGGGATGGGGCCTTCTATCTCAAGCGCCAGTTGATATGGATGGTGGCGAGCTGGGGGTTGCTGGTGCTGGGGGTTCGCACCAGCCTGCGCCGGTGGCTGCATCTGGCACCCCTGGGCGTGCTGGTGGGTTGCCTGCTGGTGGCCGCCACCCTGGTGCTGGGCACCACGGTGAACGGGGCCAGCCGCTGGCTGGTGCTGGGGCCGGTGCAGCTCCAGCCCTCGGAGCTGGTGAAACCCTTCCTCGTGCTGCAGGGTGCAGCGCTGTTCGCCCACTGGCGGCGAATCGGGATGGATCAAAAACTGCTCTGGCTCGGGGTGTTCGGCCTGCTGATTCTGCTGATCCTCAGACAGCCGAACCTGAGCACGGCAGCCCTCTCCGGCCTGCTGTTGTGGCTCATGGCGCTGGCGGCCGGCGTGGGCCTGCCCCTGTTGCTCGGTGCAGCTGGTGCGGGAGGGCTGCTGGGTGCCGCCAGCATTGCCATCAACGAGTATCAGCGGCTGCGGGTGGTGTCGTTCCTCGATCCCTGGCGCGATGCCCAGGGGGACGGCTACCAGCTGGTGCAGAGCCTGCTGGCGATCGGATCCGGGGGGATCTTCGGCGAGGGGTTCGGGCTGTCCACCCAGAAGCTGCAATATCTACCGATTCAGAGCACGGATTTCATCTTCGCCGTGTTCGCCGAGGAGTTCGGCTTCGTCGGCTCGGTGGTGTTGCTGGGCTTCCTGCTGCTGTTCGGCTTTGTGGGATTGCGGGTTGCCCTCACCTGCCGCAGCAATCAGCAGCGGCTGATCGCCATGGGTTGCACCACCCTGCTGGTCGGGCAGTCCATCCTGAACATCGCCGTGGCCAGCGGTGCCATGCCCACCACCGGCTTGCCCCTGCCCCTGATCAGCTATGGGGGCAACTCCCTGATGGCCAGCCTGCTGGTGTGTGGGCTGCTGATTCGCTGCTCACTGGAGTCCAGCGGCCCGCTGGCCGGCGGATCGCCGGCCAGGCGCCGGCGGCCATTCAACCCGTCCAGGGCCAGCTGA
- a CDS encoding photosystem I reaction center subunit XII yields the protein MRLFKITACIPCPEKSRSQRELQNTYFTKWVPYESWFAEQQRIMKQGGKILKVELATGRPQVNVGN from the coding sequence ATGCGTCTGTTCAAAATCACAGCCTGCATTCCCTGTCCGGAGAAGAGCCGCTCCCAGCGCGAGCTCCAGAACACCTACTTCACCAAGTGGGTGCCCTATGAGAGCTGGTTCGCGGAGCAGCAGCGGATCATGAAGCAGGGCGGCAAGATCCTGAAGGTGGAACTGGCCACCGGCCGTCCCCAGGTGAACGTGGGCAACTGA
- the apcB gene encoding allophycocyanin subunit beta, whose translation MQDAITNVINQADVQGLYLDGSAMGRLEQYFASGELRVRAAATISANASAIIKEAVAKSLLYSDITRPGGNMYTTRRYAACIRDLDYYLRYATYAMLAGDTSILDERVLNGLKETYNSLGVPIGATVQSIQAMKEVTASLVGPDAGREMAVYFDYICSGLGN comes from the coding sequence ATGCAAGACGCGATCACCAACGTCATCAACCAAGCTGACGTTCAGGGCCTCTATCTCGACGGTTCCGCCATGGGCCGCCTTGAGCAGTATTTCGCCAGTGGTGAACTGCGCGTTCGCGCCGCCGCCACCATCAGTGCCAATGCTTCCGCGATCATCAAGGAAGCCGTGGCCAAGTCGCTGCTCTATTCGGACATCACCCGTCCGGGCGGCAACATGTACACCACCCGTCGCTATGCAGCCTGCATCCGCGACCTTGACTACTACCTCCGCTACGCCACCTACGCCATGCTGGCCGGCGACACCTCGATCCTTGATGAGCGGGTGCTCAATGGCCTCAAGGAGACCTACAACTCCCTGGGCGTGCCCATCGGAGCCACCGTGCAGTCGATCCAGGCCATGAAGGAAGTGACCGCTTCGCTGGTGGGCCCTGATGCCGGCCGTGAAATGGCTGTGTACTTCGACTACATCTGCTCCGGTCTGGGTAACTGA
- a CDS encoding allophycocyanin: MSIVSNSIINADAEARYLSPGELDQIKSFVAAGQRRVRVAQVLSEGRERIIKTAGAALFQKRPDVISPGGNAYGEEMTASCLRDMDYYLRLVTYGIIAGDVTPIEEIGIIGAKEMYRSLGTPLEAMAEAVREMKNASLSMLTGSDAEEAGFYFDYVVGALS, from the coding sequence ATGAGCATCGTCTCCAACTCGATCATCAACGCGGACGCCGAAGCCCGCTACCTCAGCCCTGGCGAACTCGACCAGATCAAATCCTTTGTGGCTGCGGGCCAGCGCCGAGTGCGCGTGGCCCAAGTGCTGAGCGAGGGTCGAGAGCGCATCATCAAGACGGCCGGCGCCGCCCTGTTCCAGAAGCGTCCCGACGTCATCTCCCCCGGCGGCAACGCTTACGGCGAGGAAATGACCGCCTCCTGTCTGCGCGACATGGACTACTACCTGCGCCTCGTCACCTACGGCATCATTGCCGGTGACGTGACGCCGATCGAGGAAATCGGCATCATCGGCGCCAAGGAGATGTATCGCTCCCTCGGCACTCCCCTCGAAGCCATGGCGGAAGCTGTGCGCGAGATGAAGAACGCCTCCCTGAGCATGCTCACCGGCTCTGACGCTGAAGAGGCCGGCTTCTACTTCGACTACGTCGTCGGCGCCCTCTCCTGA